A stretch of Gemmatimonadaceae bacterium DNA encodes these proteins:
- a CDS encoding Uma2 family endonuclease: protein MVETAPMWTVERWRELPADGNRYELVDGQLLVTPSPALPHQLATFELARLIADYVERFRIGLTVIAPADVQYDDRTVVEPDIFVAPLLEGRRPRSYADLDGLLLAVEVISPSSARADRITKRRLYQRQRVPEYWIIDLDARVVERWRPDDDRPELLTDRIEWQPAAELSPLSMSLPDYFRKVLQE from the coding sequence ATGGTTGAGACAGCACCGATGTGGACCGTCGAGCGGTGGCGCGAGCTACCTGCGGACGGCAACCGGTACGAGCTGGTCGACGGGCAGTTGCTGGTGACGCCGTCGCCGGCGCTTCCCCACCAGCTCGCCACGTTCGAGCTCGCCCGGCTGATCGCGGACTACGTGGAACGCTTCCGCATTGGCCTGACCGTGATCGCGCCGGCGGACGTCCAGTACGACGACCGCACTGTGGTGGAGCCCGACATCTTCGTAGCGCCGCTGCTGGAGGGTCGCCGTCCCCGGTCGTATGCCGACTTGGATGGATTACTGCTAGCGGTCGAAGTGATCTCGCCGAGCAGCGCGCGCGCGGACCGAATCACCAAGCGCCGGCTGTACCAGCGCCAGCGAGTACCGGAGTACTGGATCATCGATCTCGACGCGCGGGTCGTCGAGCGCTGGCGGCCGGACGACGACCGGCCGGAGCTGTTGACCGATCGGATCGAATGGCAGCCCGCCGCCGAGCTCTCACCCTTGTCGATGAGCTTGCCCGACTACTTCCGGAAAGTGCTACAAGAGTAG